A single region of the Lycium barbarum isolate Lr01 chromosome 2, ASM1917538v2, whole genome shotgun sequence genome encodes:
- the LOC132628851 gene encoding uncharacterized protein LOC132628851, whose translation MHASNRSVVLVNEAFVRAQQEMDDLKVQLDAQGRETEKYVHFLREKEEELSRAVALSHLQPELDAAKAENRQLRSELVAMTEYNRSLEAEKIDLNRDNTQISSKLDELETAFSQLREELDLVKSDASSLAERNRLLEYESARYQERARVFEEKAENRSRMCDDLKNELKETTAANDTLQAELQSAIQMQNVRGEARDALETKLAQDEAELDEALRSVEAAEAQVTIVAQYEKWKSRRITLEQAERGFSDLPALIAEAKRVEGEAKDALGSDSDDSERMLSEHSGSSHSG comes from the exons atgcatgcgagCAACCGG agtgtggttCTTGTTAACGAGGCCTTCGTCCGTGCCCAacaagagatggacgatcttaaggTCCAGTTGGACgcccagggccgggaaacggagaagtatGTGCATTttcttcgggagaaggaggaggagctaAGTCGAGCAGTTGCTCTATCCCATCTTCAGCCTGAGCTTGACGCAGCAAAGGCCGAGAATCGTCAGCTGAGGAGTGAACTGGTCGCCATGACCGAATATAACCGGAGCCTCGAAGCTGAGAAGATCGACCTCAACCGGGATAACACTCAAATTTCCTCGAAGCTGGATGAGCTTGAGACCGCTttctcccaactccgggaggagctagaTTTAGTGAAGTCGGATGCTTccagcttggccgagaggaaccggcttCTTGAATATGAGAGTGCCCGGTATCAGGAGCGTGCcagggtgttcgaagagaaagcgGAGAACAGATCTCGGATGTGCGATGACCTGAAGAACGAACTCAAGGAAACGACCGCTGCAAATGACACCCTCCAGGCCGAGCTCCAATCGGCCATTCAAATGCAGAACGTTCGTGgggaggctcgggatgctctTGAGACAAAGCTAGCCCAGGACGAGGCCGAATTGGATGAAGCTCTAAgaagcgtggaggccgccgaggctcaggtTACTATTGTTGCTCAGTACGAGAAATGGAAATCCCGgaggatcactcttgagcaagccgagcgtGGCTTTTctgatcttccggcccttattgcCGAGGCCAAGAGAGTCGAGGGAGAGGCTAAGGATGCCCTCGGTTCTGACTCTGATGATTCCGAGCGGATGTTGTCCGAACattccggctccagccattccgggtag